The following proteins are co-located in the Oncorhynchus gorbuscha isolate QuinsamMale2020 ecotype Even-year linkage group LG22, OgorEven_v1.0, whole genome shotgun sequence genome:
- the LOC124010029 gene encoding uncharacterized protein LOC124010029 isoform X2, protein MKMKALVRSLLLLAVANLLVRGQTQTETRYEDIITAASNQLLPVEEQAFHPLLNQLEVETLNTEDVDQSEVSVRLSFPLQETLCSKAQGQRGQPCPLKKNGKRMMCSMEVRHSILEIGNTLNTDRSDISCEYMEAEVKIRTRRGKDRGGSRGSKGGWRGRPGVGSGIAGASRVNHGGTLTA, encoded by the exons ATGAAGATGAAGGCTCTGGTGAGATCTCTCCTCTTGCTCGCTGTGGCTAACCTGCTGGTCAGAGGTCAGACCCAGACTGAGACCAGGTATGAAGACATCATCACAGCTGCTTCAAATCAGCTGCTTCCTGTGGAAGAGCAGGCTTTCCATCCGCTTCTGAACCAGCTGGAAGTCGAGACT TTGAATACAGAGGATGTGGACCAGTCTGAGGTGTCTGTAAGGTTGAGCTTCCCCCTGCAGGAGACGCTCTGCAGTAAGGCACAGGGGCAGCGAGGCCAACCATGCCCTCTGAAGAAAAATGGG AAACGAATGATGTGCAGCATGGAGGTCAGACATTCGATTCTGGAGATCGGCAACACCCTCAACACTGACCGGTCTGACATTTCTTGTGAATACATGGAGGCAGAAGTT AAGATTCGGACAAGAAGAGGCAAGGACAGGGGAGGCTCTAGGGGCTCTAAGGGGGGTTGGAGAGGTCGTCCTGGGGTTGGCTCCGGCATTGCTGGAGCTAGCAGAGTAAACCATGGTGGAACTCTCACTGCATAG
- the LOC124010029 gene encoding uncharacterized protein LOC124010029 isoform X1, whose amino-acid sequence MKMKALVRSLLLLAVANLLVRGQTQTETRYEDIITAASNQLLPVEEQAFHPLLNQLEVETLNTEDVDQSEVSVRLSFPLQETLCSKAQGQRGQPCPLKKNGKRMMCSMEVRHSILEIGNTLNTDRSDISCEYMEAEVQKIRTRRGKDRGGSRGSKGGWRGRPGVGSGIAGASRVNHGGTLTA is encoded by the exons ATGAAGATGAAGGCTCTGGTGAGATCTCTCCTCTTGCTCGCTGTGGCTAACCTGCTGGTCAGAGGTCAGACCCAGACTGAGACCAGGTATGAAGACATCATCACAGCTGCTTCAAATCAGCTGCTTCCTGTGGAAGAGCAGGCTTTCCATCCGCTTCTGAACCAGCTGGAAGTCGAGACT TTGAATACAGAGGATGTGGACCAGTCTGAGGTGTCTGTAAGGTTGAGCTTCCCCCTGCAGGAGACGCTCTGCAGTAAGGCACAGGGGCAGCGAGGCCAACCATGCCCTCTGAAGAAAAATGGG AAACGAATGATGTGCAGCATGGAGGTCAGACATTCGATTCTGGAGATCGGCAACACCCTCAACACTGACCGGTCTGACATTTCTTGTGAATACATGGAGGCAGAAGTT CAGAAGATTCGGACAAGAAGAGGCAAGGACAGGGGAGGCTCTAGGGGCTCTAAGGGGGGTTGGAGAGGTCGTCCTGGGGTTGGCTCCGGCATTGCTGGAGCTAGCAGAGTAAACCATGGTGGAACTCTCACTGCATAG